In a genomic window of Microbacterium amylolyticum:
- the tyrS gene encoding tyrosine--tRNA ligase, which translates to MSETSAVVAAQANDPSFENVWDELVWRGLIHVSTDEGALRELLGGEPIVYYCGFDPTASSLHLGHMVQLLLMRRLQLAGHKPLGLVGGATGLIGDPRPTSERMMQTKETVEEWVESLRAQIERFLSFDGDNAARMTNNLDWTQGLSAIDFLRDVGKHYRVGTMLKKDAVSARLNSDAGISFTEFSYQLLQGMDFLEQYRRFGCVLQTGGSDQWGNLTSGTDLIHRVEGVSVHAIGTPLITNSDGTKFGKSEGNAIWLDPDMCSPYAFYQFWLNTDDRDVIERLKVFTFLTRAEISEYEQLVVDEPFRRAAQKRLALEATTLAHGHDAVVKAIAASEALFGKGDLGSLDAGTLAAALAELPNATLTEGTSVIDALVATELVTSASEARRAIKQGGVSVNGEKVASDDAVVEGSLPGSVAVLRRGKKALAGVFFG; encoded by the coding sequence ATGAGCGAAACGTCTGCGGTTGTTGCCGCGCAGGCCAACGACCCGAGCTTTGAGAATGTGTGGGACGAGCTCGTCTGGCGTGGGCTCATTCACGTCTCCACCGATGAGGGCGCGCTTCGCGAGCTTCTCGGCGGAGAGCCGATCGTTTACTACTGCGGTTTCGATCCGACGGCGTCGAGCCTGCACCTGGGTCATATGGTGCAGTTGCTGCTGATGCGTCGACTCCAGCTCGCCGGTCACAAGCCCCTGGGTCTTGTCGGCGGCGCAACGGGGCTGATTGGCGATCCCCGTCCGACGTCTGAACGCATGATGCAGACAAAGGAGACGGTCGAGGAGTGGGTAGAGAGTCTTCGCGCCCAGATCGAGCGCTTCCTGAGCTTCGACGGCGATAACGCCGCGCGGATGACGAACAACCTCGACTGGACGCAGGGGCTGTCGGCGATCGACTTCCTGCGGGATGTGGGGAAGCATTATCGCGTCGGCACGATGCTGAAGAAGGACGCCGTCAGCGCGCGCCTCAACTCGGATGCCGGCATTAGCTTCACCGAGTTCAGCTACCAGCTGCTGCAGGGAATGGACTTCCTCGAGCAGTACCGCCGTTTCGGCTGTGTTTTGCAGACCGGTGGCAGCGATCAGTGGGGCAACCTCACCAGCGGAACCGACCTCATTCACCGCGTTGAGGGTGTTTCGGTGCATGCGATCGGAACACCGCTGATCACCAACAGCGACGGGACGAAGTTCGGCAAGAGCGAGGGCAACGCGATCTGGCTCGATCCCGATATGTGCAGCCCGTACGCGTTTTACCAGTTCTGGCTCAACACGGACGATCGCGATGTGATTGAGCGCCTGAAGGTGTTCACCTTCCTCACGCGCGCCGAGATCAGCGAGTACGAACAGCTCGTCGTTGACGAGCCCTTCCGTCGGGCGGCGCAAAAGCGGCTTGCTCTCGAGGCAACTACGCTCGCGCACGGACACGACGCCGTTGTCAAGGCGATTGCGGCGAGCGAGGCGCTCTTCGGCAAGGGGGATCTCGGGTCGCTCGACGCCGGCACGCTGGCGGCGGCGCTTGCTGAGCTCCCGAACGCCACGCTGACCGAGGGAACATCCGTGATCGATGCGCTCGTCGCAACGGAACTCGTGACGTCCGCGTCCGAGGCACGGCGTGCCATCAAACAGGGTGGTGTGTCCGTCAACGGTGAAAAGGTGGCATCGGATGATGCCGTTGTCGAGGGAAGCCTGCCGGGCAGTGTTGCGGTTCTTCGCCGCGGCAAGAAGGCACTCGCAGGAGTGTTCTTCGGCTAA
- a CDS encoding transposase, producing MGERRRLGRPAHPLDEIHVPGRGRPRRRPDRVIADKGYPSKKNRAWLRERGIKTTIPERDDQIAKRRKKRGRPIDFGDEQQERYKGRNVIERCFSFVKQWRALASRYDKTARSYAAGLCLSAALQWI from the coding sequence ATGGGCGAGCGACGGCGTCTGGGACGACCTGCTCACCCACTCGACGAGATCCACGTCCCCGGACGCGGCCGTCCACGCCGGCGTCCCGACCGCGTGATCGCGGACAAGGGGTATCCGTCGAAGAAGAACCGGGCCTGGCTGCGCGAGCGCGGCATCAAGACCACGATCCCCGAGCGCGATGACCAGATCGCGAAGCGTCGCAAGAAGCGAGGCAGGCCGATCGACTTCGGCGACGAGCAGCAGGAGCGCTACAAGGGCCGCAACGTGATCGAGCGATGCTTCAGCTTCGTCAAGCAGTGGCGAGCACTCGCGTCCCGCTACGACAAGACCGCCCGCTCATACGCGGCCGGACTCTGCCTCTCCGCGGCCCTCCAATGGATTTAG
- a CDS encoding iron chelate uptake ABC transporter family permease subunit has product MSSEAIAGMRAGTRWGRRFPAVVMGAAAIALVGVAVTGALLGDTPLLLGDVTNWMRGVASVHIEIVLETRTPRVLAAALAGACLAVAGCLVQTVTRNPLADPGILGISGAAGLGAVAVIVTAPSVGFVSTLGGALLGAALAAVVVFVLGTGRSASPARTVLVGVGVGAAAGALTTLLIVRTDPFNQTLAITWLGGSTYGATLMHQLPMLVVLVAAGVVLSRTGRDLDLVQFDDTTPRTLGIDLGRTQILHIAIAVVLTAVATASVGVISFVGLVAPHAARLMIGKRHARVLPLAAMLGATLVVMGDTIGRTAIAPAQLPAGLATAVIGTPYFLWLLWRMRTRR; this is encoded by the coding sequence GTGTCCTCCGAAGCCATCGCGGGAATGCGCGCGGGGACGCGGTGGGGGCGACGCTTTCCGGCTGTCGTGATGGGCGCGGCCGCGATCGCTCTTGTCGGCGTCGCGGTCACCGGTGCGCTGCTGGGTGATACCCCGCTTTTGCTCGGCGATGTCACGAACTGGATGCGAGGAGTCGCCTCGGTTCACATCGAGATCGTGTTGGAAACGCGAACGCCCCGCGTCCTTGCTGCAGCGCTTGCTGGCGCATGCTTGGCCGTCGCTGGTTGCCTTGTGCAGACCGTCACAAGGAATCCGCTCGCCGACCCCGGGATCCTCGGAATTTCCGGAGCCGCGGGGCTCGGAGCCGTCGCGGTGATCGTCACGGCTCCTTCCGTCGGCTTCGTGTCGACGCTGGGCGGGGCGCTCCTCGGTGCTGCGCTCGCGGCAGTTGTGGTTTTCGTTCTGGGCACGGGACGCAGCGCGTCTCCGGCCCGAACGGTTCTCGTCGGTGTGGGTGTGGGGGCGGCGGCAGGCGCGTTGACAACACTGCTCATCGTTCGCACGGACCCGTTTAACCAGACGCTGGCGATCACGTGGCTCGGCGGATCGACGTATGGCGCGACGCTCATGCACCAGCTCCCGATGCTGGTCGTCCTCGTGGCGGCAGGGGTCGTGCTCTCGCGAACGGGCCGTGATCTGGATCTCGTGCAGTTTGACGACACCACACCGCGCACGCTCGGAATCGATCTCGGTCGCACGCAGATTCTGCACATTGCGATCGCCGTTGTGCTCACGGCGGTGGCGACGGCTTCTGTTGGTGTCATCTCGTTTGTTGGATTGGTGGCTCCGCACGCGGCGCGACTGATGATTGGCAAACGGCATGCGAGGGTGCTACCGCTTGCGGCGATGCTCGGCGCAACGCTCGTTGTTATGGGAGACACGATCGGCCGGACAGCGATCGCCCCGGCGCAGTTGCCGGCGGGCCTGGCCACCGCGGTGATCGGTACCCCGTACTTCCTCTGGCTCCTGTGGCGCATGCGCACGCGACGCTGA
- a CDS encoding primosomal protein — protein MATDDNKESRDRRNDGDRARRDGGERPSRGRGDERGERPRRDGGDNRGGGKRFDREGGRDSSRSADRSGRPSGGYQGRSSADRKPYNRDDRGASSDRKPYTRNDRGGRPSYNRDDRGGSSDRKPYGSRDDRGGRPSYNRDDRGRSSDRKPYGSRDDRGGRPSYNRDDRGRSSDRKPYGSRDDRGGRPSYNRDDRGGSSDRKPYSRDDRGGSSDRKPYGARDDRGGRPSYNRDDRGGSSDRKPYGSRDDRGGRPSYKRDDRGGSSDRKPYGSRDDRGGRPSYKRDDRGGSSDRKPYGSRDDRGGRPSYKRDDRGGSSDRKPYGARDDRGGRPSYNRDDRGGSSDRKPYGARDDRGGRPSYNRDDRGGRPSYGRDDRRDDDRNSRPPQADRIPDPELPDEITPKDLFPSARNELKTLSKENAERVARHLAMASAVIEEDPELAHEHAQAAVRHAGRVAVARETLAVTAYTVGDFALTLRELRTVRRITGRNDHVAMIVDSERGVGRPEKALEEGRSADLASLPIGQRVELAIAMSGARLDLGQTELALHELDVPGDDPGRAFEWSAGLYAARAAVLEDLGRTSEAEMWAHRAEVAGDAIAAKLAEDDTIVIDEIEIEMSDEERAAYEAAYADADAVDEGKDSLPLDPAEDDSEEEPADDESGLPESPEDIVVDDTSIQDEVTELLAAAGITDDDDDDQVEA, from the coding sequence ATGGCCACCGACGACAATAAAGAATCACGCGACCGCCGGAATGACGGCGATCGTGCACGTCGTGATGGCGGCGAACGTCCCTCCCGGGGCCGTGGCGACGAGCGCGGCGAACGCCCGCGACGCGACGGTGGCGATAACCGTGGGGGCGGAAAGAGATTCGACCGCGAAGGCGGCCGAGACTCTTCCCGCAGCGCCGACCGATCCGGTCGCCCCTCCGGCGGATACCAGGGGCGTAGCTCTGCTGATCGTAAACCGTACAACCGCGACGATCGCGGTGCTTCTTCGGACCGGAAGCCGTACACCCGTAACGATCGTGGTGGACGTCCGTCCTACAACCGCGACGACCGTGGTGGTTCTTCGGATCGGAAGCCGTATGGTTCCCGCGATGACCGTGGTGGACGCCCGTCCTACAACCGCGACGACCGTGGTCGTTCTTCGGATCGGAAGCCGTATGGTTCCCGCGATGACCGTGGTGGACGCCCGTCCTACAACCGCGACGACCGTGGTCGTTCTTCGGATCGGAAGCCGTATGGTTCCCGCGATGACCGTGGTGGACGCCCGTCCTACAACCGCGACGACCGCGGCGGTTCTTCGGACCGGAAGCCCTATAGCCGCGACGACCGTGGTGGTTCTTCGGATCGGAAGCCGTACGGCGCGCGTGATGACCGTGGTGGACGCCCGTCCTACAACCGCGACGACCGTGGTGGTTCCTCGGATCGGAAGCCGTATGGTTCCCGCGATGACCGTGGTGGACGCCCGTCCTACAAGCGCGACGACCGTGGTGGTTCCTCGGATCGGAAGCCGTATGGTTCCCGGGACGACCGTGGTGGACGCCCGTCCTACAAGCGCGACGACCGTGGTGGTTCCTCGGATCGGAAGCCGTATGGTTCCCGGGACGACCGTGGTGGACGCCCGTCCTACAAGCGCGACGACCGCGGTGGTTCTTCGGACCGCAAGCCTTACGGCGCGCGTGATGACCGTGGTGGACGTCCGTCGTACAACCGCGACGACCGCGGCGGTTCTTCGGACCGCAAGCCTTACGGCGCGCGTGATGACCGTGGTGGACGTCCGTCCTACAACCGTGACGACCGCGGCGGTCGCCCCTCGTACGGTCGTGACGACCGCCGGGACGACGACCGAAACTCGCGTCCGCCCCAGGCAGATCGCATTCCGGACCCCGAACTGCCGGATGAGATCACGCCGAAGGACCTCTTTCCTTCCGCGCGCAACGAGCTGAAGACTCTCAGCAAGGAGAACGCGGAGCGCGTCGCTCGTCACCTGGCGATGGCTAGCGCCGTTATCGAGGAAGACCCGGAGCTAGCGCACGAGCACGCGCAGGCGGCTGTCCGTCACGCCGGACGTGTTGCTGTTGCCCGCGAGACGCTCGCGGTGACCGCCTATACCGTCGGTGACTTCGCCCTGACGCTGCGCGAGCTGCGCACGGTGCGTCGCATCACGGGACGCAACGATCACGTGGCGATGATTGTTGACAGCGAGCGCGGTGTTGGACGACCGGAGAAGGCCTTGGAAGAGGGCCGCTCGGCCGACCTCGCATCGCTTCCCATCGGCCAGCGAGTTGAGCTGGCGATCGCCATGTCTGGTGCACGCCTCGACTTGGGGCAGACCGAGCTCGCGCTCCACGAACTCGATGTTCCTGGTGACGACCCGGGCCGCGCATTCGAGTGGAGCGCCGGTCTGTACGCTGCGCGCGCCGCGGTTCTCGAAGACCTCGGTCGCACATCGGAGGCAGAGATGTGGGCGCACCGCGCCGAGGTCGCAGGTGATGCGATCGCCGCGAAGCTCGCCGAAGACGACACCATTGTGATCGACGAGATCGAAATCGAGATGTCCGACGAGGAGCGCGCTGCATACGAGGCCGCTTACGCAGACGCAGACGCTGTTGACGAGGGGAAGGACTCCCTGCCCCTCGACCCTGCTGAGGACGACTCCGAGGAAGAGCCGGCGGACGATGAGTCTGGCCTTCCGGAATCGCCTGAGGACATTGTTGTCGACGACACTTCGATCCAGGACGAGGTAACGGAACTCCTCGCGGCAGCGGGAATCACGGACGACGACGATGATGATCAGGTGGAGGCGTAA
- a CDS encoding HAD-IIA family hydrolase yields the protein MGLFSKKVGPAPIDGVDVLFADLDGVVYAGPGAIPHAVESLNRAEDEGRRLGYITNNASRTDAAVAQHLADLGLRTRAEDVVTSPQAASRLLAEKVPAGSTILVVGGEGLVVELEKSGFVVTRSAEDNPAAVVQGFNPDVAWTHLAEAAFALALPEDQGGIPWIATNTDWTIPRERGIAPGNGTLVSAVHTAVGRLATVAGKPEAPIFHAAVARFGAKKPLMLGDRLDTDIQGAQAAGVDSAIILTGIDRPKHVLAALDHQRPTYILGDLRDMFEPYPVVTHKGDVTTVRDASVRIDGVDVIIESEGSDDLDLIRAGAHAIWATGRQIFGFRVPERLYRDTFHRP from the coding sequence ATGGGTCTGTTCTCGAAGAAGGTTGGCCCCGCGCCCATCGACGGCGTCGATGTCCTCTTCGCCGATCTCGATGGCGTTGTGTATGCGGGTCCTGGCGCGATTCCGCACGCGGTAGAAAGCCTCAACCGCGCGGAGGACGAGGGCCGCCGTCTTGGCTACATCACGAACAACGCCTCCCGAACAGATGCGGCTGTCGCCCAGCACCTGGCCGATCTGGGGCTGCGTACGCGGGCGGAAGACGTCGTCACCAGCCCGCAGGCGGCATCGCGGCTTCTCGCCGAGAAGGTGCCGGCCGGTTCGACGATTCTTGTTGTGGGCGGCGAGGGCCTTGTCGTCGAGCTCGAGAAGTCGGGCTTCGTCGTCACCCGCAGCGCCGAGGATAACCCTGCCGCTGTTGTGCAGGGCTTCAACCCGGATGTTGCGTGGACACATCTTGCAGAGGCGGCGTTCGCCCTTGCGCTGCCAGAGGATCAGGGCGGCATCCCCTGGATCGCCACCAACACGGACTGGACGATTCCGCGTGAGCGGGGCATCGCACCGGGTAACGGGACGCTCGTGTCTGCTGTGCACACGGCGGTCGGACGCCTGGCTACCGTTGCGGGCAAGCCGGAAGCGCCGATCTTCCACGCCGCGGTCGCGCGCTTCGGCGCGAAGAAGCCGTTGATGCTCGGCGACCGGCTCGACACCGACATTCAAGGGGCGCAGGCCGCCGGAGTGGATTCGGCGATCATCCTCACCGGAATCGACCGTCCGAAGCATGTGCTTGCTGCACTTGACCACCAGCGGCCGACATACATCCTCGGCGATCTGCGCGATATGTTCGAGCCGTATCCGGTTGTCACCCACAAGGGTGATGTCACGACGGTCAGGGATGCGTCCGTTCGCATCGATGGCGTCGATGTGATCATCGAGTCAGAGGGAAGCGACGACCTCGATCTGATTCGGGCCGGTGCGCACGCGATCTGGGCAACGGGCCGTCAGATCTTCGGGTTCCGTGTTCCGGAGCGCCTGTACCGCGACACCTTCCACCGTCCTTAG
- a CDS encoding TlyA family RNA methyltransferase, with the protein MTSRLDAALAERGLARSRTHGARLIVDGRVTVDGATATKASIRVSDEADICVDEPDRYVSRAAHKLIAALDAFGIDPAGRVALDMGASTGGFTQVLRERGAAPVLAVDVGHDQIAPLIAADEHVHVVEGFNVRFMTREALVARTGVTELPSVITGDLSFISLDHVLPAVADVAAPGADVVLLIKPQFEVGRTNVRSGIVEDAALRAQAVRDVLQAACALGLGILGVVPSPLLGTHGNVEVVVHLAPGRGSDPTQWEDAIVRHTRRDASVSDGGR; encoded by the coding sequence GTGACGTCCCGCCTGGACGCCGCGCTGGCCGAGCGCGGCCTTGCGCGATCGCGCACACACGGCGCGCGACTGATCGTTGACGGCAGGGTCACGGTTGATGGTGCAACAGCAACGAAGGCATCCATCCGGGTGTCCGATGAAGCTGATATTTGCGTCGACGAACCGGATCGGTACGTCAGCCGCGCGGCCCACAAGCTCATCGCGGCCCTCGACGCATTCGGCATCGACCCGGCGGGGCGCGTTGCCCTCGACATGGGAGCGTCGACGGGCGGCTTCACCCAGGTGCTCCGTGAGCGCGGGGCCGCCCCGGTTCTCGCCGTCGATGTCGGCCACGATCAGATCGCGCCGCTCATCGCCGCCGATGAGCACGTGCACGTTGTCGAGGGATTCAACGTCCGTTTCATGACGCGCGAGGCGCTTGTCGCACGCACCGGGGTCACCGAGCTGCCGAGCGTGATCACGGGAGATCTGTCCTTTATCTCTCTCGATCATGTTTTGCCCGCGGTAGCCGATGTCGCCGCGCCGGGCGCCGATGTTGTTCTGCTCATCAAACCGCAGTTTGAAGTGGGCAGAACGAACGTTCGGTCGGGGATCGTGGAGGATGCGGCTCTGCGCGCACAGGCAGTTCGAGATGTGCTCCAGGCGGCATGCGCTCTTGGCCTCGGCATTCTGGGCGTTGTGCCGAGCCCGCTGCTCGGCACGCACGGAAACGTGGAAGTTGTCGTTCATCTCGCGCCGGGCAGGGGCTCCGATCCGACACAATGGGAAGACGCGATCGTCCGGCACACACGCCGCGACGCGAGCGTATCGGACGGAGGACGATGA
- a CDS encoding NAD kinase codes for MSGRSILIVAHAYRDDTVEAAARIVSIIREQGATPVFAEDDREELSAIVPDLRSVRLLGIDVPLAEIDAAIVLGGDGTILRAAELVRGGTAPILGINMGHVGFLAEIERDDMDDAVDRILAGDYGVEERLALNVRVRDRTGEVVYETWALNEASIEKDSRERMIELVIEIDGRPLSAFGADGCVIATPTGSTAYSFSAGGPVIWPSVQAIVVVPLSAHALFARPLVVGPEHAVAVELASGIGGSGILWCDGRRSHPLPPGARVSVRRAETPVRLARLHPAAFTDRLVRKFQLPVQGWRGPMGPTMTSSVKVIPETGPRSGAEEESE; via the coding sequence ATGAGCGGTCGGAGCATTCTGATCGTCGCGCACGCGTATCGCGACGACACGGTCGAGGCGGCCGCGCGCATCGTCTCCATCATTCGTGAGCAGGGTGCGACGCCGGTTTTCGCCGAAGACGATCGCGAAGAACTTTCGGCGATTGTCCCCGATCTGCGATCAGTTCGTCTGCTGGGCATCGATGTGCCCTTGGCCGAGATCGACGCGGCTATTGTGCTGGGCGGCGATGGGACGATTCTGCGTGCCGCTGAGCTCGTCCGCGGCGGCACCGCCCCCATTCTGGGCATCAACATGGGGCACGTCGGTTTTCTTGCCGAGATCGAGCGCGACGATATGGATGATGCCGTCGATCGCATTCTCGCGGGCGACTACGGGGTGGAAGAACGCCTCGCGCTGAACGTTCGTGTGCGTGATCGCACGGGCGAGGTGGTCTACGAGACATGGGCGCTCAACGAGGCCTCGATCGAGAAGGATTCTCGAGAGCGCATGATCGAGCTCGTGATCGAGATCGACGGGCGCCCGCTGTCGGCTTTTGGCGCCGACGGATGCGTGATCGCCACCCCGACGGGGTCGACGGCCTACAGTTTCTCCGCTGGCGGCCCGGTGATCTGGCCCAGTGTGCAGGCGATCGTGGTGGTTCCACTCTCCGCCCACGCGCTGTTCGCCCGTCCGCTCGTTGTGGGACCTGAGCACGCGGTGGCCGTGGAACTGGCGAGCGGGATCGGCGGAAGCGGCATCCTGTGGTGCGATGGGCGCAGATCTCACCCCCTTCCGCCCGGAGCGCGCGTTTCTGTGCGACGGGCCGAGACCCCCGTTCGCCTGGCGCGGTTGCATCCGGCCGCATTCACGGACCGGCTGGTTCGAAAGTTCCAGCTTCCGGTCCAGGGCTGGCGCGGACCCATGGGACCGACGATGACAAGCTCCGTGAAAGTGATCCCCGAGACGGGGCCGCGATCGGGTGCTGAGGAGGAATCTGAGTGA
- the recN gene encoding DNA repair protein RecN has product MIEEMRLRDLGVIADAALPIGPGFTAITGETGAGKTMVVTGLGLLLGARAAGGTVRKGASNAAVEGIWEVDSEGPVADRVRDAGGELEPIGGGRSELYLSRTIAAEGRSRASVGGRAAPAGVLVDLAERLVAVHGQTDQLRLKSRAAQRDALDRFGGPAVQNALNTFAEAFEAWSAIDHDLTQLIADRDARAAEADRLRVLLGEIEAIAPEDGEDELLDARAVRLQNAEQLREAGLLAREALSSEEGTPDVAAILGVARAALDRVSDPALDTINAQIADLGYRANDLAIELSSYLADLDEHGPAELAEVEERRAALAGLVRAHGSLSAALALQESGSARLAELDDDGDRTERLTALRDEARAALDLAGDRLTTERTEAAGRLGAAVTEELRSLAMPDARLVVDVTPGTETRKGRDDVAFLLSPHPGSDSVPVAKGASGGELSRVMLAIEVVIAATDPVPTFIFDEVDAGIGGAAAIEVGRRLAKLAENAQVIAVTHLAQVAAFANNHLSVVKSSDGSITASSVTRLVGAQREEEMARLLSGMADSDAAIEHARELLALGER; this is encoded by the coding sequence GTGATCGAGGAGATGCGACTGCGTGACCTTGGCGTGATCGCCGATGCCGCGTTGCCGATCGGGCCAGGCTTTACCGCCATCACCGGCGAAACGGGTGCGGGGAAGACCATGGTGGTCACCGGCCTCGGCCTGCTTCTCGGGGCTCGTGCGGCCGGAGGAACAGTGCGCAAGGGAGCGTCGAACGCCGCTGTTGAGGGCATCTGGGAAGTGGATTCTGAGGGCCCGGTGGCCGATCGTGTGCGCGACGCGGGCGGAGAGCTCGAACCGATCGGCGGCGGGCGCAGCGAGCTGTATCTGTCTCGCACCATCGCGGCGGAAGGGCGGAGCCGCGCATCCGTTGGGGGGCGAGCGGCCCCGGCCGGCGTTCTCGTTGACCTGGCGGAGCGGCTTGTGGCCGTTCACGGTCAGACCGATCAGCTGCGGCTGAAGTCCCGCGCTGCGCAGCGCGATGCGCTCGACCGCTTCGGCGGGCCCGCTGTGCAGAACGCGCTGAACACGTTCGCCGAGGCCTTTGAGGCGTGGAGTGCGATCGATCACGATCTGACGCAGCTCATTGCCGATCGCGATGCGCGAGCCGCGGAAGCGGATCGTTTACGCGTTCTGCTGGGAGAGATCGAAGCAATCGCACCGGAAGACGGGGAAGACGAGCTGTTGGATGCCCGTGCGGTGCGCTTGCAGAACGCGGAGCAACTGCGCGAAGCCGGGCTGCTTGCGCGCGAGGCACTGTCGAGCGAGGAGGGGACTCCCGATGTCGCGGCGATTCTCGGGGTGGCCCGTGCGGCGCTGGATCGCGTGAGCGACCCGGCACTCGACACCATTAACGCTCAGATCGCTGATCTCGGGTATCGCGCGAACGATCTGGCCATCGAACTGTCGAGCTACCTGGCTGATCTGGACGAGCACGGTCCGGCGGAACTGGCCGAGGTGGAAGAGCGCCGAGCCGCTCTGGCCGGCCTCGTTCGCGCGCACGGATCGCTGTCGGCCGCCCTGGCGCTGCAGGAGAGCGGATCGGCGCGTCTGGCGGAGCTCGATGACGACGGCGATCGAACCGAACGCCTTACAGCGTTGCGTGATGAGGCGCGCGCTGCCCTCGACCTCGCGGGAGACCGGCTGACGACCGAACGCACGGAAGCTGCGGGCCGGCTCGGCGCGGCGGTCACAGAGGAACTGCGCTCTCTGGCGATGCCGGACGCGCGCCTCGTTGTGGACGTCACTCCGGGCACGGAGACCAGAAAAGGGCGCGATGATGTGGCTTTTCTTCTCTCGCCTCATCCTGGCTCCGATTCTGTTCCCGTTGCCAAGGGAGCATCGGGCGGTGAGCTGAGCCGCGTCATGCTGGCGATCGAGGTGGTGATCGCGGCAACAGATCCCGTTCCGACCTTCATCTTCGACGAGGTCGACGCGGGGATCGGCGGAGCCGCGGCGATCGAGGTGGGTCGCCGGCTGGCGAAGCTGGCGGAAAATGCCCAGGTGATCGCCGTCACACACCTTGCTCAGGTCGCCGCCTTCGCAAACAACCACCTGAGCGTCGTGAAGTCGAGTGACGGATCGATCACGGCGTCGAGCGTTACCCGCTTGGTCGGCGCACAACGCGAAGAAGAAATGGCGCGCCTGCTGTCGGGAATGGCCGACAGCGACGCCGCGATCGAGCATGCGCGTGAGCTTCTCGCCCTCGGCGAACGATAG